Part of the Lolium rigidum isolate FL_2022 chromosome 6, APGP_CSIRO_Lrig_0.1, whole genome shotgun sequence genome, ATTCTATTGACAAACACTTGACTGTTAAAAATTCCCAACAATCATAAGATTTTATGTGCATTAGACGTGCCATAGGGGAATTAATTTTAAGGCACTCTCACCTTAAAATTCAGAATGAGCCACACATTACTCTTGAAAGCATTCAAGAATGTATGTGGATTACTCAACCATTGTGTGGGTTATGTTGGTGCTTCGTGGTTGCACAGATGCATCTTGAAGATGGTCGTATGTGTGTATCATTCACACAAAACCATGTGAATACTGAATTAAGTGCTCAAATTGACGAATTTAGAGCAGAGTGTCCTAACGTGGGATAATGCCATTGGAATGGAATTGTCATTGAATTTGATTCACGAACATTCAATGGTCAGAGTATATTTTGTACATACCCAAAATGGTTTGGCTAGATCTCTTTTGAAAGAGAGTCAAAGTTGTATGGCCAATGTTACAGAATTGTGATTTCCCAATATTTTGTTGGTAGTAACATGCGGAATCACACGCCGCATGTTTAATACTGCGTCCCCTTGCAGTTTGTACGTGGAAATATGATTTCCCATCTGCGGTAATCGGTTGCATCCGATATCACCACCCCGGCGTATGTCATGGGCCCTCACATATATTTGGGATCTATGTGAGAAATAACTGTGGTATGATTGTTAATCCGTCACATACCTTAACCCTGAAAAGGGAGTTAGGGGCCTATACGCTGATTGCTTTTGCAATAAGGACATTTTATGGCATTAGGGGGAGATGTGTACCACACGGAATGCCAGGAAATGGCTAAGAAATGTCGTTGACATTTGATCCACGTACTTAAGAAACTGAACTAGAGGTTCAGGTTATGAGTAATTTGCATTTTATTGCAAATAATCTGCCAATATATTTACTAGTGACAGAGGTGTCATTTTGGTCATGTATCAGATTGAGTGGAGGTACCTAATAAACCACACGTCTCCCCGTATGAGAGCAAGAGGGGGGGAATTCTGATCATATGAGACTAagttctctctgtttttgttggaACAAAAGAGATGGTCTCCCAATCACCAAACGTGGTTCAACCTAAGGTTGGATGACACCTGTAGGATGTGTATCATCCAAGACCCAGCATAGTGCGCACACATTTTTGTGTGCTGAGACATCGAAACACCTTGACTCTGTTGTTATGGGAAGTCACAACGAGTTGAGAGGCACAATGAGAATTCCACAAATGATACTGATTCATGAGAATCATATATGAGAAAGTCCACATATGTCGACATATAAATCTTCCTGGGAATTGCTAAAATCCTTTTGGGCCCTGAACCAAAATCCATGGAGAGTGTTGTTGCACTTATATTGGTTCAAATGAAAGGAAGCAATTGAGGAAAAATAGCGCTCGCTCATCAGAGAGAGGTATTTACGATAGTAAAACCTTCTCCTCATAGGTATCTCCCATAAGGGAAGAGAGAATGAGGTGGTGATAAGGCGAGGCTTTTTGTAGCACAAGGGTTTTTCGCAGAAACTCGACATCAGTCATGATGTGGCATACCATCTTGGTATGAGTGGAATTATGTTTCGATACTAAATGTCATTGGCGATCTTGATCCATGTGGTTGATGTATGTAGTTGTACCTGCATACTCCCACTGGTCACTCAATTTGGACTTATATATTGAAGTCATTGAAGGACTTAATATTCTGAATCCAAATGAAAATCGCAACATGTGTGTGTGAAAATTCTGGAGTCATTCTATGACTTGAATTAGTCGGAGATAATTATGTGGTACAACCGACTGTGTGAGTTCTTCCATGATAAGGATTACTCTAATATCAATGATTGTAGGTGTGTACTCATGGATAAATCCTTAATTGGATTTTACGTCACCTAAGTGGTGTTGATGATCTTATCTTCAATGTCTTTATGCGAGACATTTGAGATACACACAATCATTTTAAGACGGAGATTCTGGTCGAACCAAATCGTGCTTAAGTTTTAACTTGAGCTTGTTCCCCCAGGAATAAATGTATATCAGTCTTCATATATCCCAAAATATTGAATAAGTTCAATACAGATATATAATATGAGAGACACATATGGTCATATTATACCTAATATGGGATACCAATCCTTGGAAAGGTGGGAAGATGGTGAAGTGATAGATGGAGCTGAAATTCCATATCTACCATCAGAGCACTGAGATATCTTGCAAAATACGTCAGGCCTGATATTATGTTTGTTGGCAATTTATTGAGAGTGCAGTCCCCCGAAAGGTATAAGGTTTGTGTATGGATTATTCTAAGATATATCCAAGGCACAAAACTCTTGATTAATTCTAGTATGAAAATCAAGATGGGACCATTGTGTGATATATGATAGTGGCGAATTATCTGATCCCAACAGTGCCATATCAAAAACTGGATTTACTGGAAGAGTATTCAAAAGGAAGCCTTCAGAATAGACTCTAAATGGGTCCTTCCGGTGATCATTCTGCAGAAATCATATGAAGCATCACAAGATGTGTATGAATTTGCAGAATGATTGGCCACATGTGAGTTCATGTGGAGATTCATTCGAATCACCTATCATTATCTACCAAGATAATGTCACTTGTATTGCTTATGACTTATATTTATTCTCATAAATTACAGAAATGTAAGAGGATAATTTGCAAACAAAATATTGTGATATTCACAGTATCTCTACCAATAGTTGTATTTCATAATTAAGTTTGTGAAATTGGTATGAGACAACCTTTAGGTTTGCAATGTTGAGGGGGAGTAAAATCCCTAGTTATAACTCGTTGATGATCTTCCGATCACTGATATTGTACTCTTTTTCCCTTTATGATTTTTCCCTAAGGTTTCTCATACAAGGTTTTTAACgagacaatataaatacaagtgcAAACATATGACACATGGTTTCTCCTTAatttttcccactgggttttaaAGGAGTTTTCGGTGGCATATCGTTATAAtatttttcctcagtttttcccacagggttttttAGGAGGAGTCTTTGGATTGCAATATACAGATGACAAATTGatcaagggggagtgttaggaaatAATACATATGATCAATTGTGTATGGGAGGATGCCTCCCAGGAGGTGtctgttggggaagaggtgtctccCCAACACACCCCTTCAGTCTGTATATAAGTGGATCTCCCACATTGCAATGAAACAAGAGAATCATTTGCTCCATTTTTTGTGTGTCTCTTCTCTCTATACTACAATACATTTGTAGACCTATCCCAAAACTCATCGATGTGGCACTAGTGAGCCCTTTTTTTGGAAATTTGAAACTTAAGCTTCTAGATCTCCAAAAAAATCCGCTAAAATTACAGCAAGTAAAAAATAGTTTCCTTTAAGTAATCATATTTATACGAGTATAGAGTAAAATATAGTTTCCTTGATCTAATACCCCCAATACACCTCAAACCGAGTGAATTTGGCTGAAATCAAACAAGCCCTAAAATACTTTTCCAAAAAATGTAGTATGATGGAGATTTAAATCTAGGAGAAATATAAAAAATTGCGGGGATATCTCGAAATTATCTCGTCCAAATTTGAAGAAGTACAAAGACCATCAAAGATTTTTTTGACTTTGGAATTATCCCCTTCCATATCCGTAAATACACTAGAAATAAACGAGCCCTAACATGTGAGAACCTAATATCGGTGAGCATACTATGCCGAAAAGATGCCCTAAGAAGACATGTTGTTGAACCGTTCATACTTCGTCGAACTTTTGCTAGAGAAGACCCGCAACATTAAAGATTGCAAAACTACCATCAATTGCACCAATGCCACGATGGTCTAAAGTTTTGGGTGACATAGGTGTACATCGTGACACACCTGAAATTACAGTGTCGTCTTCACTGTGGGGTTATTATTGCCAAGAACACACAACTatttttaaaaatagaaaaacgAAGCAAAACCTTTGCCTATCCATTCATTAAGAAGAAAGTTACCGGTTAAGGAAAACTGGGCTAAGACCAATACAACCGGGACCATGGCCCACACGAACACCCAAACTCCAAACAAGagatcaccccccccccccaccacccaAAGCAAAGAGTAGACGAGCTGCCGCGCGCCGTCAACACATTCCGGGGCCACCACCCCGACGTCCACCGCCCGCACGCGAGCCACAACGCCGCACGGCCCAGAAGATCGCAACCCAAGTTGGACAGAAGCATCTGCCCGTAGACCACGACCGTCGCACAAAATTCGGGGCCGACATCCAAACAAAGGCAGCCCAACGTTGCATCTATTCGAGCCGATAGACCTCGCCACCCTCGTGGCACTAGGTCGCCACCCACCCTCTGACGAGTAGCAACCTCACCTCCTCGGTCACAACTGCAAAGCTATTCGGGGCCGCCACCCCGGCATGCAAGAACAACCTCGACATCCACTGCACCCACTGACGAGACAAACTAGCTTGGCAGAGGTACCGAGTCTCCAAGGCGACGCCCCCAAGGAGGAAACGACGTAACCGCCGCCGTCACCCGCTTTGCTAGAAACATAGCAGGGTTTTCTCCCGGAGAACTCGTGGAATTGGTGTGATAGATAGACGAATGGCGTTCCACAacggcgcctccaaggagggaaacgATGTCCTAAGACGCCATCGGCGCCGACACCGACCGAGGTCAATGCTAGGCTTTCACCCGGAACAAACCaacaaccaccatcaccaccgcttCCAGCGAGCCGGCCACCACCAACTACATCCGACGAACCACCACAACCTCGCGTGACAAGCAGTTTGCCAACACCAACAACCATATTGCCCAGCACCGTAGATAGCAACCGGACGTCACCTCACAACTTGAGCCACCATTACATGgtaaaaaaaaaggcaaaaacTGCTCTGCAGTGTTAATCTGTGATCCCCTACCTGTCGCTGCCAGAGAAAGCAGCGACCACCAGCGATAAAACAGAGTTCACCTCCAGCGGCTAGGGCTGAGGAGAATCCTACGAAAgctttatttattactttgttttTAGATATAAGGTGTATTTCTTTTGAGGAAAAATAATCTAGAATGTAGGTGTATTACGTTACACTCTCAGTCAACTAGCAACTGATAATTTCGTCCAAAAAGGTGTGATTTCTCATCCACGTACACACTTTAATTTTAGagccaaaaactatacacctcACATCTAAAAACGGAGGAAGTATCTATGGAAGCACAAGCCACAATCCCAATCCCAATGTAAATTTCTGAACTAGAACTATTTAATTGCTATTATATTTTCAGTTATATGTGTTGGCATAGCATGTTGCCACTATCACCTTACCTCTCTCTTTCTGCCACatcatgttttttttgtttttttgccttGGGCAGTATATTAAGTTACTTCCGTTATGCGAAGTCTAAGCCCACCAAGATCTTGGCAGGTTTGTAAGCCTGAAGGCATAGGGACATGGGGTATCGTATCTTGGGCCAGAACAGGTTTTACTTGggccttaggctggtgccaatgcatcaccccactatAGCCTCGTCACGTCAGCttttccctcactctcaccccactctcacctcacTCTCACTCCACGGTGCACGGGCTATAGgcccagctctcacttctctcaccTCCCTACCGTCTTCCTACCGCCTCCCTAtcgcccccactagcaccgctatcgcctccctctcgccccactCTCGCCTCCAACAcgggctataggcgggcggtaccgcgccctaacgccgggcgcccgcgccaccgcccgGCGCAACCATCTCGCCTGCCTAACGCCCCGCTCACGCCCCGCCTCAGGCGGTAGCGCCCGCACTAccgccccggttggcaccagcctGAGAGTGGATCAGAGACCTTTTGTTTGAACACAAAGCACTCCAAGCAGTACTAAAAAACAGGCAGAAAAAGCAGGAAAAAACAAACCATCACAACATACTAACACAAGACTGGCATTAGAAGGCACATTCCGGCATACATACATAGTTACATACTGTACGACCACCAAATAACATATGCACGGTGCTCGATACTCTCCATGATGCTAGGGAAAGCTTGCTCGACTGGACAAGGAACCAGTGAAACTTGGGACAAGATTATAGAGAGTATTCCTCTAGCTGACAAGGAAAGGAGAATACCGAAGAGCACACAGCAGCAAGCCAGCCAGTTTTTTACAGGATCACCTCCCGGCCACCAGACCACTGAACACTTGATCGTTCCCACCAAGCGTCGCTTCCCATTCGAGGGACGAAAGCAGTATCTGCGACAGGGTGATCACTGCCTGTTTCATGTCCGGCCGTAGAACAGGATCTTCATCGACGCAGTGTTTCGCTAGGATGGCCATCTTCACAACAAGAGAATTTCAGAGCGCGAAGAGTGATGATTTAGCTTTGAAGCAAAAGGTGATGTGGAATGCTGTGCTATCCTGATTTCTAGCAAGATAAGAGTTAAGTGGCCATACCTGGTACATGCAGTCATGAGGATATAGATCCATTAGATTAGGGTCAATGCACTCTTTCAAGCTCTCAACACATGTTTGATTGTGACAATTCCTTAATGCGGTCAACATCTGCCCAGCAAAGAAAGCTGCTCAAACCTTTGGGAGTCAAGTGTAAAAAATGTAAAACATACTGAAGTATACAAATAAAGTCGACGGAAAAACACTACAAAGTTGAAAGCCGGCATAATTCTAAACCCACGAGTTGTCAGATTTATCAGATTCAGTTGCTCGCTTAGAGCTTAGAAAACTTACAACTGATGCCAAGGAACGCCTTTCAGAGTTTGAACCTGCACTGATCGCGTCAGTCTTTGTAATAGCCTCCTTTCCAGATATTAACTCAAAAAGTACGACACCAAAGGCATAAACATCACATTTCGCAGTTGCCAGGCCATCCCTCAGGTACCTACAAGAACAAAAAAAAGTGCTTAGATACCAAAACTAGATCCAAAAGTTTGTTCTTATACCAGAACCAGGCGACCGGCAAGATGCACTTACTCTGGGGCCAAATAACCAAAAGTACCCACAACTTTGGTGACAGAAGCCTCTGCATCATTGGACCTTACCGCCAGTTTGGCAAGACCAAAATCCGAAATCTACAAACAGAAATCCTGTCTCAGTCTGTATACTGGTATAACTGATTCAGGAAAAACGTGAAATCAACAATTTCATATCATATAACCTTCGCTCTGAAAGAACTATCGAGCAAGATGTTGCTCGATTTGATGTCTCTATGAACATAATGATCCTTTGTGTGCTCATGAATGTACTCCAATCCTCTAGCAGCATCAAGTGCAATTTGGACCCTATAAATCCAAGAAAGTGATGTGTGACCTGGAATATGAAAACAAATATCACTCAATAACGATAATCATGTGGAAAGTGTATAAATAAGGCTCCAAAGAGCAAATTAGCTTATGTAATGAGGTATAAAAACCAAGTTAACGGTCACTGAGAATTCCTCAAGCAGAAAGCTTGCAGAAGTTTTATATCGAACCTTTGGACTTATTACGGTACAAAtagtcaaataatttttttactcGAGTTCTTTGACGGTAAAATACAATATTAAAGGTGCTAGAACCAGTACATGTGAAAGTTTCTAGAGCTAAACCGCAAAGATAGGTGTTACACATTAATAAATTTATAAAGACGTTACGAAAAGTCACAAAATCTAAGGTTAAGTAACCTTCCATAAATCAAGAACCAGATAACAGTATACCTTTGCTCTGAGGATCATGAAGATGGTTTTTCAGTGAACCTTTTTGGGAGTACTCATAAACCAGGAACAGCTCATCCTTACTTGCTGCATACCCAATCAACTCTACCTTTGACAAAACACGAGTCACAAATTAAAGTTCAAAAACACTGGAGATTTAACATAATTTAAACTGAACATTTTGTGAGAGGTTGAAAACTGCAAAATGACATACCAGACTGGCATGATGAACCTTGCAAAGAACTTTCAGCTCAACTATGAACTCTTTAGTATTAGTCGTTGTCATTCTCTTTATTGCGACCTCCTGTAAACATCAATTGTTATTGGCAAGGTATGTAAGAGAACAAGTATTCCAAAAAAATGATCAGCTTGCAGCTCTAGATCTCAGACCTGATCTCGAAGAACACCATAGTAAACAGTGCCATATGTACCATGACCCAGCAGATTTGCATCAGAAAATAGATCGGTCGATGCGAGTATTTCGTCATATGTAAACACAATAGGCTTTTCTCTATCAAACACGTCTACTACCATACCTGCGATAGAGAAAGACTCGCAAATCAGAACAGCTTATCTGAGGCAGGATCACAATGAAGATAAAGAAATCTGAATTAGCCTGTGCTAGCAACATCTTGTTATGTGAACACATTAAAATGATATTAATTGTGACTTTCTATCTCAACAAGTAGCTGTGTGCAGATGCTTATTTTACTCAAACTATGTTGACTGAATAGGTTGTGAATGAAAGTTGTACGCTACCTTAATCCATGTAGGACATGTAACAAATAATGTAAATAAAATGCTGACACGGATGAAATAGAAAGTCCCTCAGACTAATAAAACTCCATAAACTAAAGTTGCACATTACTACATGGCCAATAGTAGCATATATTTTAACCACTCTCCCATTTAATGTCACGAAATATAAAACATATATACACGCGATATGAACTttgtgaaaaccatgttccaCAAGTGTTATAATGATGTAGGGTCCAAGGATGGTTAACAGAAGGTGAGCTGACCTTTTGGAACATTGATACAATGATCTTCACCACCCTTTTTTGACTGCTTCGCATTACCGAATTGGCAGCACAAGTATCTTCCAGAACCGTAACAAAAACTACCACTCTTAAGAAGTTGAAAGTTATGTGACATAGGCTGATCTGGACTCTTTCTCTGGTTATTGGAAGCTTGGTGATTGTATTGGAAGGATTTGCACATCAAAATTGCAAGGAGAGCAATGGCGATTAAAGCAAGTGCAACTCCCATGCTGCCAATAACCCATCCATAAGGGAATTTTGCTGAATGATGACCTGATATCTCTGCAGTTGTATGTCACACGATACTCAGTTAGGTTATCACAGTAAGAAACATGTTGATTAGACCTAATACAAGCTAAGAAAATTGACATTCCCACCACTAATACAGTAATGCTAGAACAGAACTACAGCACCCTTAGAATGACATGAATAATATTCTGAAAACTTGAAATGGAAAGA contains:
- the LOC124663080 gene encoding lysM domain receptor-like kinase 3, which produces MPRRLLLLLLLLLALASCSCHIAAAPANATSPPLACSEPSRVCTAFLAFPASASAAANASVLASMFDAAPGDLTADAAASPGYAFVRKNCSCLASRTYLANTTYTLPSAAPPPNATATAAQVAVAAYAGLAVPPPGGAQRPPRAGAVVALHLICGCSSGPWNYLLTYVGAQGDTVESLSSRFGASMDAIEAANGMAGPDPISTGKVYYIPLNSVPGQPYAMTSPAPVPAAAPTQNTLSEISGHHSAKFPYGWVIGSMGVALALIAIALLAILMCKSFQYNHQASNNQRKSPDQPMSHNFQLLKSGSFCYGSGRYLCCQFGNAKQSKKGGEDHCINVPKGMVVDVFDREKPIVFTYDEILASTDLFSDANLLGHGTYGTVYYGVLRDQEVAIKRMTTTNTKEFIVELKVLCKVHHASLVELIGYAASKDELFLVYEYSQKGSLKNHLHDPQSKGHTSLSWIYRVQIALDAARGLEYIHEHTKDHYVHRDIKSSNILLDSSFRAKISDFGLAKLAVRSNDAEASVTKVVGTFGYLAPEYLRDGLATAKCDVYAFGVVLFELISGKEAITKTDAISAGSNSERRSLASVMLTALRNCHNQTCVESLKECIDPNLMDLYPHDCMYQMAILAKHCVDEDPVLRPDMKQAVITLSQILLSSLEWEATLGGNDQVFSGLVAGR